The Cucumis melo cultivar AY chromosome 6, USDA_Cmelo_AY_1.0, whole genome shotgun sequence genome includes a region encoding these proteins:
- the LOC103491758 gene encoding uncharacterized protein LOC103491758 isoform X1, giving the protein MGRRSIRVALLVFSLLLSLRPHTVSSTLPLQSLNQGSNSASGSTPKQDWNNAHEVHCSRERSRAAWKVIEEYLMPFVEKKKYEISTKCRLHPDNDMFRDQEQHKSHLDFNDWKCGYCRKRFYEEKYIDQHFDNRHYNLLNVSRNRCLADLCGALHCDHVIDAVSQKSKCNPAAAARNKHMCEGLADSCFPVDEGALASHLHEFFLRQFCDAHTCSGKPKPFSRGRQVRTSVFYIVISVLTILFVMFFYVFFYLYNRGMRTRPQVLKRLSQSGRKKKPS; this is encoded by the exons ATGGGAAGGCGATCCATAAGGGTTGCACTTCTCgtcttttctcttcttctttctttgcgACCCCACACAGTTTCTTCCACTCTTCCTCTTCAATCATTGAATCAG GGTTCTAATTCTGCCAGTGGAAG TACTCCGAAGCAGGACTGGAACAATGCTCATGAGGTACATTGCTCGAGAGAAAGGAGTAGGGCGGCATGGAAAGTAATTGAGGAG TATCTAATGCCCTTcgtggaaaaaaagaaatacgagATTTCTACTAAGTGCAGGCTTCACCCTGATAACGACATGTTCAGAGATCAAGAACAGCACAAGAGCCATCTAGATTTTAATGACTGGAAGTGTGGATATTGTAGAAAAAGATTCTACGAAGAAAAGTATATCGATCAGCATTTTGACAATCGACACTATAATTTGCTCAATGTG AGTCGAAATAGATGCTTGGCCGATCTCTGTGGTGCATTGCACTGTGACCATGTGATTGATGCAGTATCACAGAAAAGTAAATGCAATCCTGCTGCTGCCGCAAGAAATAAACATATGTGTGAG GGTCTTGCTGACAGCTGTTTTCCTGTCGATGAGGGAGCTTTGGCCAGCCATCTTCATG AATTCTTCCTGCGCCAGTTCTGTGATGCACACACATGTAGCGGAAAGCCAAAACCTTTCTCCAGAGGTCGACAG GTTCGGACGAGTGTGTTCTACATTGTTATTTCAGTTTTGACAAtcctttttgttatgtttttctATGTCTTCTTTTACTTGTATAACAG GGGAATGAGAACTCGACCACAGGTGCTGAAGCGTCTCTCACAAagtggaagaaagaaaaaaccttCTTAG
- the LOC103491758 gene encoding uncharacterized protein LOC103491758 isoform X2: MGRRSIRVALLVFSLLLSLRPHTVSSTLPLQSLNQDWNNAHEVHCSRERSRAAWKVIEEYLMPFVEKKKYEISTKCRLHPDNDMFRDQEQHKSHLDFNDWKCGYCRKRFYEEKYIDQHFDNRHYNLLNVSRNRCLADLCGALHCDHVIDAVSQKSKCNPAAAARNKHMCEGLADSCFPVDEGALASHLHEFFLRQFCDAHTCSGKPKPFSRGRQVRTSVFYIVISVLTILFVMFFYVFFYLYNRGMRTRPQVLKRLSQSGRKKKPS; the protein is encoded by the exons ATGGGAAGGCGATCCATAAGGGTTGCACTTCTCgtcttttctcttcttctttctttgcgACCCCACACAGTTTCTTCCACTCTTCCTCTTCAATCATTGAATCAG GACTGGAACAATGCTCATGAGGTACATTGCTCGAGAGAAAGGAGTAGGGCGGCATGGAAAGTAATTGAGGAG TATCTAATGCCCTTcgtggaaaaaaagaaatacgagATTTCTACTAAGTGCAGGCTTCACCCTGATAACGACATGTTCAGAGATCAAGAACAGCACAAGAGCCATCTAGATTTTAATGACTGGAAGTGTGGATATTGTAGAAAAAGATTCTACGAAGAAAAGTATATCGATCAGCATTTTGACAATCGACACTATAATTTGCTCAATGTG AGTCGAAATAGATGCTTGGCCGATCTCTGTGGTGCATTGCACTGTGACCATGTGATTGATGCAGTATCACAGAAAAGTAAATGCAATCCTGCTGCTGCCGCAAGAAATAAACATATGTGTGAG GGTCTTGCTGACAGCTGTTTTCCTGTCGATGAGGGAGCTTTGGCCAGCCATCTTCATG AATTCTTCCTGCGCCAGTTCTGTGATGCACACACATGTAGCGGAAAGCCAAAACCTTTCTCCAGAGGTCGACAG GTTCGGACGAGTGTGTTCTACATTGTTATTTCAGTTTTGACAAtcctttttgttatgtttttctATGTCTTCTTTTACTTGTATAACAG GGGAATGAGAACTCGACCACAGGTGCTGAAGCGTCTCTCACAAagtggaagaaagaaaaaaccttCTTAG